One Vallitalea okinawensis DNA window includes the following coding sequences:
- the rpsF gene encoding 30S ribosomal protein S6, with protein sequence MNKYEIALVLNAKIDDEERAATLEKVKGYIDRFGGTITNIDEWGKRRLAYEIDKMNEGFYYFFKVDAPADAPAEIERRLRIMEPVMRFLVIREEA encoded by the coding sequence ATGAACAAATACGAAATCGCATTAGTATTAAACGCTAAAATCGACGACGAAGAAAGAGCAGCTACTCTTGAAAAAGTTAAAGGCTATATTGATCGTTTCGGCGGTACTATTACAAATATCGATGAATGGGGTAAAAGAAGACTTGCTTACGAAATCGATAAAATGAACGAAGGTTTCTATTACTTCTTTAAAGTTGACGCTCCAGCTGACGCTCCAGCTGAAATCGAAAGAAGACTACGTATCATGGAGCCAGTTATGCGTTTCTTAGTAATTAGAGAAGAAGCTTAA
- a CDS encoding chromate transporter has translation MSTIIDLVILFTNFFYIGAFSFGGGNAMIPFIEDVVRSNGWMTSGQFADMIAISQITPGPIAINMATYVGFNVAGPIGSVVATLAVSCPAFILILIIMRFILEKFNNSFYVKAVFIGLRPAVVGLIAVAVLNVATIALYNKEIYNQTSSVVQSINYLGVFITIASFIAMYKWRIHPIKCILVAGIFGALFMN, from the coding sequence ATGAGCACAATAATTGATCTCGTTATTTTATTTACTAATTTCTTTTATATAGGAGCCTTTAGTTTTGGAGGCGGGAATGCCATGATTCCTTTTATAGAGGATGTGGTTAGATCCAATGGTTGGATGACTAGCGGTCAATTTGCTGATATGATTGCCATATCTCAAATTACTCCTGGCCCTATAGCTATTAACATGGCTACGTATGTGGGATTTAACGTTGCTGGACCAATTGGTTCAGTTGTTGCAACATTAGCAGTTAGCTGTCCAGCTTTTATCTTGATTCTTATCATCATGCGATTTATCTTGGAGAAATTTAATAATAGCTTCTATGTCAAAGCTGTTTTTATAGGCTTACGTCCTGCAGTTGTTGGGTTAATTGCAGTAGCGGTTTTGAATGTAGCCACTATTGCATTATATAATAAAGAAATTTACAACCAGACATCCTCAGTAGTTCAGAGTATTAATTATTTAGGCGTTTTTATTACTATTGCTAGTTTTATTGCCATGTATAAATGGAGAATTCATCCCATAAAATGTATTCTAGTGGCAGGTATATTTGGAGCATTGTTTATGAATTAG
- a CDS encoding helix-turn-helix transcriptional regulator, which translates to MKKYKLKLIIYNVNIIFFILLIFTIVQNNKAFQRYKELNIKEYVGEIYQVRANIDQQILTQVEGLSTRILNDEEIKGSIYNPDYLWSNVKIYRMKERMINLIDTYEHISGLDIYYNQQNMIFLSGSYKKLSDHTSAAKPYVDWIYDIENYDKAEYWIATRYYEPLDREVATFVATLPFIPSINRGKIAIHLNTEYIVAYANELIVKEESHLSIVNKDGVKIEGNINSNVIEQLLSKNKEDVNYFIYKDDIDRIIFFDESLMNDWIYVYDIPLKNVYNSQKFILENIGVAIVFILLSIGVSIAINLFIYGPINQIFSIIKRLPTDNEYQTMRSEAGYVKDKLSYTLERFEKLEKEMEQNKQIIFNNYIRNIMEGNMLVEDINEKGFDPIYMEYSQYFVMVIKLKMETENNRINHHLNRIRDQLILEDKYYKVFTLIENKTIKCIVNFNKEKMKKSTIIKKITIHLQNHESLSIGQEATSDKDDIAASYYQALEGLEYAYIMPDLVFLDYEMEGFQNFKLTGSREFIIGNIEKSILLKDKIAVQKELTHIIQAIRYGRYHHNYCLNTCREVCSTIRRAFKILGCELDELLGYDIRNCVKKSSDIYELEEILKAIIEEGLRTVENKVKTPDNQLKQDIIHIIDNNLCNNVSLQLIADLLEIRYDTLSKNFKSIIGCSFSQYIREEKLNKSIELLQDNKYTIKEISNMLGYNSTQYFIQLFKEKYDMTPKKYQQLKLLNTQDDED; encoded by the coding sequence ATGAAAAAATATAAGCTTAAATTGATTATATACAATGTGAATATTATATTTTTTATTTTGCTTATTTTTACTATTGTACAGAATAATAAGGCTTTTCAGCGCTATAAAGAATTAAACATAAAAGAGTATGTTGGAGAGATATACCAAGTACGTGCCAATATAGATCAGCAAATCCTTACTCAAGTTGAAGGGTTATCCACTCGTATTCTTAATGATGAGGAGATTAAAGGCAGTATTTATAATCCTGATTATCTATGGAGCAATGTGAAAATATATCGAATGAAGGAACGGATGATTAATCTTATTGATACATATGAACATATTTCAGGTTTAGATATTTATTATAATCAACAGAATATGATTTTTCTGTCAGGATCTTATAAGAAATTATCCGATCATACAAGTGCAGCAAAGCCTTATGTTGATTGGATTTATGATATAGAAAATTACGACAAGGCAGAATATTGGATAGCTACGAGATATTATGAACCCTTGGACAGAGAGGTGGCTACTTTTGTAGCGACTTTACCCTTCATACCATCAATTAATCGAGGGAAAATAGCTATACATCTCAACACAGAGTATATTGTGGCATATGCTAATGAATTGATTGTAAAAGAGGAAAGTCACCTATCCATAGTGAACAAAGACGGTGTAAAAATTGAAGGAAATATTAATAGTAATGTAATTGAACAATTACTAAGTAAAAATAAAGAAGATGTCAACTACTTTATTTATAAAGATGATATAGATCGTATAATCTTTTTTGATGAAAGTCTTATGAATGATTGGATTTATGTCTATGATATACCTTTGAAAAATGTTTATAATAGCCAAAAGTTTATACTAGAAAACATAGGAGTAGCAATAGTATTTATTTTATTGAGCATAGGGGTGTCTATAGCGATTAATTTATTCATCTATGGTCCAATTAATCAAATTTTTTCTATTATAAAGAGATTACCTACTGATAATGAGTATCAGACAATGAGAAGTGAGGCGGGTTATGTGAAAGATAAGCTTTCCTATACTCTAGAAAGATTTGAAAAGTTGGAAAAAGAGATGGAGCAAAATAAGCAAATTATCTTCAATAACTATATAAGAAATATAATGGAGGGGAATATGCTTGTTGAGGACATCAATGAGAAGGGGTTTGATCCTATATACATGGAATATTCCCAATATTTTGTAATGGTCATCAAACTAAAAATGGAAACTGAGAACAATAGGATCAATCATCATTTAAATCGTATTAGAGATCAACTTATATTAGAGGATAAATATTATAAAGTCTTTACTTTAATTGAAAATAAAACAATTAAGTGTATCGTTAATTTTAATAAGGAAAAGATGAAGAAGTCCACAATTATAAAGAAAATTACTATTCATTTACAAAACCATGAATCTCTGAGTATAGGACAAGAGGCAACAAGTGATAAAGATGATATAGCTGCTTCCTATTATCAAGCTTTGGAAGGGTTGGAGTATGCTTATATCATGCCAGATCTCGTATTTCTTGATTATGAGATGGAAGGATTCCAGAATTTTAAATTGACGGGGAGTCGAGAATTTATTATAGGTAACATAGAGAAATCCATCTTATTAAAGGACAAAATAGCTGTACAAAAGGAGCTAACACATATTATTCAAGCCATTCGTTATGGGAGATATCACCATAACTATTGTTTGAATACATGCCGCGAAGTTTGTTCTACTATTAGAAGGGCCTTTAAGATACTAGGATGTGAGCTGGATGAGTTGTTAGGATATGATATAAGAAATTGTGTCAAGAAAAGTAGTGATATCTATGAATTAGAAGAAATTCTAAAGGCGATTATTGAAGAAGGCTTGAGAACAGTTGAAAATAAAGTAAAAACTCCAGATAATCAGTTAAAACAAGATATCATTCATATTATTGATAACAACTTATGCAATAATGTATCTCTTCAATTAATAGCGGACTTATTGGAAATACGTTATGATACATTAAGTAAGAATTTTAAGAGTATTATAGGGTGTTCTTTTTCACAGTACATTAGAGAAGAGAAGTTAAATAAATCCATTGAACTTTTACAAGATAATAAATATACCATTAAAGAAATATCCAATATGTTAGGCTATAATTCTACTCAATATTTTATTCAACTTTTCAAAGAAAAGTATGATATGACACCGAAAAAATACCAACAATTGAAGTTATTAAACACGCAAGATGATGAAGATTAA
- a CDS encoding extracellular solute-binding protein — MKKLISIILVITLSISLFAGCAEKEDTNSQTGTQTSNADKTVENKEAKEEPMVIEWLSYNPEAEPEEGAPIVEYIEEKFNVDMQVWFLPREGFDQAINVRIAGGDMPDIFKPKSGSLGNYVKQGVAGEVPKETIKEYAPELYATYEELFPDGSNWIRTMYEGKNYGYHEISSTGNFPSLVMWRKDWLENLGYDKAPVTIDEFEEVLQKFADEDPDGNGKKDTYGMSDFAMNMVFGAYGVGHLSSMEWFGTNRLLKDGVPTFACIQPETKEALATLADWYAKGIIDPEFVTSEHTSGHWSESQAFYNGRIGLSGRANPGHWYSNDKGEVERFKNLQANNPDAEVLFGLPPVGPNGHSGTNADGQVGATHMFTTKATSDPAKVQKILEIANEPMKDYEHYLMTFKGIENEHYKIENINGYDTFVGLIPEGIEGNTFGLGVFVPVTNPDFYAKVKPKQVEEAVQLTAGRTEGYIQPKVPSTDAYSKYAPDLRRIAAEAFISIVTGEKPIDYFDEFVETYLANGGQETLDEMQTAYKSAMGME, encoded by the coding sequence ATGAAAAAATTGATATCCATTATACTGGTTATTACATTAAGTATATCTTTATTTGCAGGGTGTGCAGAAAAAGAAGATACAAATAGTCAAACAGGTACCCAAACCAGTAACGCTGATAAAACAGTAGAGAATAAAGAAGCAAAAGAAGAACCGATGGTTATTGAGTGGCTTTCTTACAACCCAGAAGCAGAGCCTGAAGAGGGTGCACCTATAGTAGAGTATATAGAAGAAAAGTTTAACGTGGATATGCAAGTCTGGTTCCTACCTCGAGAAGGTTTTGATCAAGCCATTAATGTAAGAATTGCTGGTGGTGATATGCCAGATATCTTTAAACCTAAAAGTGGTAGTTTAGGTAACTACGTTAAGCAAGGGGTGGCTGGAGAAGTACCTAAAGAAACGATTAAAGAATATGCTCCAGAATTATATGCTACATATGAAGAACTTTTCCCGGATGGATCAAACTGGATTCGTACCATGTATGAAGGAAAAAATTATGGGTACCATGAAATTTCCAGTACAGGTAATTTTCCAAGTCTTGTTATGTGGAGAAAAGATTGGTTAGAAAACCTTGGATATGATAAAGCGCCAGTCACAATAGATGAATTTGAAGAGGTGCTTCAAAAATTTGCAGATGAAGATCCAGATGGTAATGGTAAGAAAGATACTTACGGTATGTCTGACTTTGCAATGAATATGGTTTTTGGTGCATATGGTGTTGGACATTTAAGTTCCATGGAATGGTTCGGTACAAATAGATTATTAAAAGACGGTGTACCTACCTTCGCTTGTATACAACCAGAGACAAAGGAAGCGTTAGCTACTTTAGCTGATTGGTATGCAAAAGGTATTATTGATCCTGAATTTGTAACCAGTGAACATACTTCTGGTCATTGGTCTGAATCTCAAGCATTTTATAACGGAAGAATTGGGTTAAGTGGCCGTGCTAATCCAGGTCATTGGTATTCTAATGATAAAGGAGAAGTAGAAAGATTTAAAAATCTCCAAGCTAATAACCCGGATGCAGAAGTATTATTTGGATTACCACCAGTAGGTCCAAATGGTCACTCGGGAACAAATGCTGATGGCCAAGTAGGAGCTACACATATGTTTACAACAAAGGCAACTTCAGACCCAGCAAAAGTACAAAAGATTTTAGAGATTGCAAATGAGCCTATGAAGGACTATGAACACTATTTAATGACATTTAAAGGTATTGAGAACGAACACTATAAGATTGAAAACATCAATGGTTATGATACTTTTGTTGGTTTAATACCAGAAGGTATAGAAGGAAATACATTTGGTTTGGGTGTATTTGTACCAGTTACTAATCCAGATTTCTATGCAAAAGTTAAACCTAAGCAAGTAGAAGAAGCAGTCCAATTAACTGCAGGTCGTACAGAAGGTTATATTCAGCCTAAAGTACCTTCAACAGATGCTTACTCCAAGTATGCGCCTGACTTAAGAAGAATAGCAGCTGAAGCATTTATTTCTATTGTAACAGGAGAAAAACCAATTGATTATTTTGATGAGTTTGTTGAAACCTATTTAGCTAATGGTGGTCAAGAAACATTAGATGAAATGCAAACAGCATATAAATCTGCTATGGGTATGGAATAA
- the rpsR gene encoding 30S ribosomal protein S18, which yields MAYQRKRRGRRKRVCSFCADNVKVIDYKDMNKLRRYVSERGKILPRRINGNCSKHQRAITIAVKRARHIALMPYTLD from the coding sequence ATGGCATATCAAAGAAAACGTCGCGGTAGAAGAAAACGCGTATGCAGCTTCTGCGCAGATAATGTAAAAGTAATCGATTATAAAGATATGAATAAATTAAGAAGATATGTTTCTGAAAGAGGTAAAATTTTACCTCGAAGAATTAATGGTAATTGTTCTAAGCATCAACGTGCGATCACAATTGCTGTTAAGAGAGCTAGACATATCGCTTTAATGCCTTATACACTAGACTAA
- a CDS encoding single-stranded DNA-binding protein: MNKVILMGRLTRDPEIRYSQSAEPLAITRYSLAVNRQFKRDGEPDADFINVVAFGKRGEFASKYFKKGQMVAVVGQLRINSYEDQNGQKKWSTDVVVDEQHFAESRASFESRTGNMGGGMMPQGSPAMGAPAPQPAAPAQNQPATPAPAEGFYPINEDLDDDLPF; the protein is encoded by the coding sequence ATGAATAAAGTTATTTTAATGGGTAGACTAACTCGTGACCCTGAGATTCGCTATTCGCAATCAGCTGAACCACTAGCAATTACTCGATATTCATTGGCAGTAAACAGACAATTCAAACGTGATGGTGAACCAGATGCAGACTTTATTAATGTTGTAGCATTTGGAAAAAGAGGTGAATTTGCTTCTAAGTATTTCAAAAAGGGGCAAATGGTAGCCGTAGTTGGTCAACTTCGTATCAATAGTTATGAAGACCAAAACGGACAAAAAAAATGGAGCACAGATGTTGTTGTTGATGAGCAACATTTTGCTGAAAGTCGAGCTTCTTTCGAATCTCGTACTGGTAACATGGGTGGTGGCATGATGCCACAAGGTAGTCCAGCAATGGGAGCACCTGCACCACAACCAGCAGCACCAGCTCAAAACCAACCAGCTACTCCAGCACCAGCAGAAGGTTTTTATCCAATTAATGAAGACCTTGATGATGATTTACCATTCTAA
- a CDS encoding chromate transporter: MKKDSIYLELFTSFFKIGSMAIGGGYVMLPMIQREVVEIKKWCSEDEVYDFYTLGQSLPGMISVNTATLIGYQMKGLPGAIAATAGMIMPSLVIIMFIAAFFTHIQENPVIQRAFKGIRAAVVATIAMAVINMAKKSIVNMFGILLATASFICFFFLRISPFYIVIGAGIMGIIYAAIERRREHEHNN, encoded by the coding sequence ATGAAGAAAGATTCCATCTATTTAGAGTTATTCACTTCTTTTTTTAAAATTGGAAGCATGGCAATTGGTGGTGGCTATGTCATGTTACCCATGATACAGAGAGAAGTTGTAGAAATTAAAAAATGGTGTTCAGAGGATGAAGTGTACGATTTCTATACTCTAGGTCAATCTTTACCTGGAATGATATCGGTTAATACTGCAACACTTATTGGATACCAAATGAAAGGTTTACCTGGTGCTATAGCCGCTACTGCAGGAATGATTATGCCATCCTTGGTCATTATCATGTTTATAGCCGCATTTTTCACCCATATACAAGAAAATCCAGTCATTCAGAGAGCTTTTAAAGGTATAAGAGCGGCGGTTGTTGCCACGATTGCTATGGCAGTTATTAATATGGCTAAGAAATCCATTGTGAATATGTTTGGCATTCTATTAGCTACTGCTTCTTTCATTTGCTTTTTCTTTTTAAGAATCTCTCCTTTTTATATTGTAATAGGAGCAGGAATAATGGGAATTATCTATGCTGCTATAGAAAGGAGAAGAGAGCATGAGCACAATAATTGA
- a CDS encoding heparinase II/III domain-containing protein: MFSKDVTYEELIIILQEAGKFQPYPSIKERKEWEGVNQKAKDFVIENAQQYVGFMLPAIQATDILNYRVTGKRSHYNEPEGLRRTALTHLLLAECIENQGTYLNDIINAVWLLCEQTSWVPPEHYYLYRRPEKDGPLLPRHDQEAIDLAAGEIAVLLGFTYHLLKEKLDDISPVICQRIYSELKRRIITPYIYNRQWWWMGFGSKKVNNWAPWCASNCMMTILLVEEDIHLKAEAMYKTLQIMDNFLNIYGEDGGCDEGPTYWGRAAGSLHDCIDIINRATKGKLNFYSNQKVKRVGEFPAKVNIVSNYFFNFADSGPYLNPEYELIFRYGKDVNSIEMMNLGRSLYDKIGMRCAANFGVLRGLPYLFNIDEMITYEPQPSLNGKTSIFKDIQVLVTREMEEKGKGFFVGMKGGYNEESHNHNDVGHFIVSYNGEPLVIDVGAKSYTKKTFGPDRYTIWNTQSAYHNLPIIGGVEQINGIEYRAKDVSYYDYEDTSGMTLDIAGAYPDEAGVEKWIRQVQLDRKTSSVSVVEDFKLKKEEEISLTFMLKNKPVQNEGRTLLLEVDGGDLVTLEYDAHLFDMIYEKMDLTDNKLINSWGNTLYRLQLISKRSFKEEIVCYRFHMNN, translated from the coding sequence ATGTTTTCAAAAGATGTAACATATGAAGAGCTTATTATTATTTTACAAGAAGCAGGTAAGTTTCAGCCTTATCCATCCATTAAAGAAAGGAAAGAGTGGGAGGGAGTAAACCAGAAAGCAAAGGATTTTGTTATAGAGAATGCTCAGCAATATGTAGGATTTATGCTGCCAGCTATTCAAGCTACGGACATACTCAATTATAGAGTGACGGGTAAAAGAAGTCATTATAATGAACCGGAAGGTTTAAGAAGGACAGCATTAACTCATCTATTATTAGCAGAATGTATTGAAAACCAAGGTACATACTTAAATGATATTATCAACGCAGTCTGGCTTTTATGTGAGCAGACATCATGGGTTCCTCCTGAGCATTACTATTTATATAGAAGACCAGAAAAAGATGGACCTCTTCTTCCGAGACATGATCAAGAAGCCATTGATTTAGCGGCTGGTGAAATTGCTGTCTTGCTAGGATTTACATACCATTTATTAAAAGAAAAGTTGGATGATATATCACCAGTCATCTGTCAAAGAATTTATAGTGAATTAAAGAGAAGAATTATTACGCCTTATATCTATAATCGTCAATGGTGGTGGATGGGTTTTGGAAGTAAAAAAGTGAATAACTGGGCTCCTTGGTGCGCATCTAATTGTATGATGACCATACTGCTTGTGGAAGAAGATATTCACTTAAAAGCTGAAGCTATGTATAAAACCCTCCAGATTATGGATAACTTCCTTAATATCTATGGTGAAGATGGAGGATGTGATGAAGGTCCTACTTATTGGGGAAGGGCAGCTGGATCATTACATGATTGTATAGATATTATTAATAGAGCGACGAAGGGTAAGTTAAATTTTTATTCAAATCAAAAAGTGAAAAGGGTTGGAGAATTCCCTGCTAAAGTGAACATTGTGTCCAACTATTTCTTTAATTTTGCGGATAGTGGACCTTATCTTAATCCTGAATATGAATTGATTTTCCGCTATGGTAAAGATGTGAACAGTATAGAGATGATGAATTTAGGACGTTCTTTATACGATAAGATTGGTATGCGTTGTGCTGCAAATTTTGGCGTACTAAGAGGGCTGCCTTATCTATTCAATATTGATGAAATGATTACCTATGAGCCACAACCATCACTGAACGGTAAGACTTCTATCTTTAAGGATATCCAAGTCCTTGTTACAAGAGAAATGGAGGAGAAAGGTAAGGGGTTCTTTGTAGGTATGAAAGGTGGGTACAATGAGGAGAGTCACAATCATAATGATGTGGGGCATTTCATTGTATCTTATAACGGAGAACCCTTAGTAATAGATGTAGGTGCAAAAAGCTATACAAAGAAAACTTTTGGACCTGATCGCTATACCATATGGAACACACAATCTGCTTATCATAACCTACCTATAATAGGAGGAGTAGAACAAATAAATGGTATAGAATATAGAGCTAAGGATGTTAGCTATTATGATTATGAGGATACAAGCGGTATGACTTTAGACATAGCCGGAGCTTATCCGGATGAAGCTGGTGTAGAAAAGTGGATAAGGCAAGTTCAGTTGGATAGAAAGACTTCTTCAGTAAGTGTTGTAGAAGATTTTAAGCTGAAGAAGGAAGAAGAAATTAGTCTTACATTCATGTTGAAAAATAAACCAGTGCAAAATGAAGGAAGAACCCTTTTATTAGAGGTGGATGGTGGAGATTTAGTGACCCTAGAATATGACGCCCACCTATTTGATATGATCTATGAAAAAATGGATTTAACGGATAACAAACTAATCAACAGTTGGGGGAATACTCTTTATCGGTTACAGTTAATAAGTAAAAGGTCTTTTAAAGAAGAAATCGTATGTTACAGATTTCATATGAACAATTAA
- the larE gene encoding ATP-dependent sacrificial sulfur transferase LarE: MNKYSQLIDHLQELGSVLVAFSGGVDSTFLLRAAKDALGDQVKAVTVKSPYIPGWELEESKNMSEIMGVTHDFIEVGIMDAIKDNPKERCYLCKTYIFTKIKEKAMKEGYNYVIDGSNFDDTKDYRPGMKALQELGIRSPLLECKWTKNDIRSMSQSLGLPTWNKPAYACLLTRLPFGTKLEIEAIKMIEEAEKVLFSYDFKAVRVRKHGDLARIEVDSNRMSQLFDQELMKKISQDIKATGFKYVTLDMEGYKMGSFNGEQHL; this comes from the coding sequence ATGAATAAGTATAGTCAATTAATTGACCACTTACAAGAGCTAGGCAGTGTTCTCGTTGCTTTTTCTGGAGGTGTAGATAGTACTTTTTTACTAAGAGCTGCAAAGGATGCTCTAGGTGATCAGGTAAAAGCAGTGACAGTGAAATCACCCTATATACCAGGTTGGGAATTAGAGGAATCGAAAAATATGTCTGAGATTATGGGTGTCACTCATGATTTTATTGAAGTGGGTATCATGGATGCTATCAAGGATAATCCAAAAGAACGCTGTTATCTGTGTAAAACCTATATTTTCACTAAGATCAAAGAGAAAGCCATGAAAGAAGGATATAATTATGTCATAGACGGAAGTAATTTTGATGACACAAAAGACTACCGTCCGGGAATGAAGGCTCTTCAAGAGTTAGGTATAAGAAGTCCTTTATTAGAATGTAAATGGACAAAGAATGATATTAGGTCCATGTCCCAATCCTTGGGCTTACCCACATGGAATAAACCTGCCTATGCTTGTCTATTAACACGTTTACCCTTTGGAACAAAGCTGGAAATAGAAGCTATTAAAATGATTGAAGAAGCTGAAAAGGTATTGTTTAGTTATGACTTTAAGGCTGTAAGAGTAAGAAAACATGGTGACTTAGCAAGAATAGAAGTAGATAGCAATAGGATGAGTCAATTATTTGATCAAGAATTAATGAAGAAAATTTCACAAGATATAAAAGCTACTGGTTTTAAATATGTAACATTGGATATGGAAGGTTATAAAATGGGAAGTTTTAATGGTGAACAGCATCTTTAG
- a CDS encoding carbohydrate ABC transporter permease translates to MRIKKTYDDYIVDFISYSVLIILCISIILPFMQIITISLSPPAQVTSYGLKLFPKEITFEGYRKIANNSLLWTGYKNTIMVTILGTAINVFFTCLGAYPLSKKNLPGRNMITAFIVFTMYFGGGLIPTYMLNKSLGLINSMWVFILPGLVGSYNMIITRNFFMSLPSSLEESARVDGAGLFRIFLVIILPLSKPIIATIALWYGVGHWNSWFSSMLYMTDRSKHLLQYVLRMILFEGTKVDEGAVEIDQVIVNTETMKMAALLVATVPILCVYPFIQKYFVKGVMVGSLKG, encoded by the coding sequence ATGAGAATTAAAAAGACCTATGACGATTATATCGTTGATTTTATAAGTTATTCCGTTTTAATCATTTTATGTATATCTATTATATTGCCTTTTATGCAGATCATAACCATATCATTAAGTCCACCTGCTCAAGTAACAAGCTATGGTTTGAAGTTATTTCCAAAGGAAATTACATTTGAGGGATATCGTAAAATAGCTAATAATTCATTATTATGGACAGGATATAAAAATACCATTATGGTTACCATTTTAGGAACAGCTATTAATGTATTTTTTACTTGCTTAGGTGCTTATCCATTATCAAAAAAGAACTTACCTGGTAGAAATATGATAACAGCATTTATTGTATTCACCATGTATTTTGGTGGTGGTTTAATTCCAACCTATATGCTGAATAAATCTTTGGGATTAATCAACTCCATGTGGGTGTTTATCTTGCCAGGGTTAGTTGGATCTTATAATATGATTATTACACGAAACTTTTTTATGAGTTTACCAAGTAGTTTAGAAGAATCAGCTAGAGTAGACGGTGCAGGATTATTTCGTATTTTCTTAGTCATTATTTTACCCTTATCAAAACCTATTATTGCTACCATAGCTTTATGGTATGGTGTCGGTCATTGGAACAGTTGGTTCTCAAGCATGCTATACATGACAGACCGGTCTAAGCATTTACTTCAATATGTTTTACGAATGATTCTATTTGAAGGAACCAAGGTGGATGAGGGAGCAGTTGAAATTGATCAAGTTATCGTTAATACAGAAACCATGAAAATGGCTGCATTACTTGTTGCCACAGTACCCATTCTTTGTGTTTACCCATTTATCCAAAAGTATTTTGTAAAAGGTGTTATGGTAGGTTCCCTTAAGGGGTAA
- a CDS encoding ABC transporter permease, giving the protein MESKVIKQKCELKKTKKQSIKSLMQKYGGYYLMLLPILIYFIIFKYGPMYGIIITFKEFYPLKGIMGSEWVGLEHFKTMFTGLYFWPVFRNTIIISFYKLIWGFPAPILLAIIINEIKAAKFKKVAQTVSYMPHFLSWVIVSGIVIEMLSPTRGPINYFLTLLGQEPIYFVADPNWFRTVLVASGIWQGVGWGSIIYLAAISGIDPQLYEAASIDGARRIQKITYITLPSLKPVVVIMLIFACGGIIKDNFEQIYNLLNLKVYSVGDVISTYTYEQGLVNLQYSYSTAVGLFKNIISFALVITANSIAKRVSEYAIW; this is encoded by the coding sequence TTGGAAAGTAAAGTAATCAAGCAAAAATGTGAACTAAAAAAGACAAAGAAGCAATCCATAAAGAGTCTTATGCAAAAATATGGTGGCTATTATTTAATGTTATTACCTATTCTTATTTATTTTATAATTTTCAAATATGGACCTATGTACGGTATCATTATTACTTTTAAAGAATTTTATCCTTTGAAAGGTATCATGGGTAGCGAATGGGTTGGGCTTGAACATTTTAAGACCATGTTTACTGGGTTATATTTTTGGCCTGTATTTAGGAATACGATTATTATCAGTTTTTATAAGTTGATATGGGGTTTCCCAGCACCAATTTTGTTAGCTATAATTATTAATGAAATCAAAGCAGCTAAGTTTAAAAAGGTAGCTCAAACAGTTAGTTATATGCCACATTTCCTATCATGGGTTATTGTGTCAGGGATTGTTATTGAAATGCTTTCTCCAACAAGAGGACCTATTAACTATTTCCTTACCTTATTAGGTCAAGAGCCAATCTACTTTGTTGCTGACCCTAATTGGTTCAGAACTGTTTTGGTAGCTTCTGGTATTTGGCAAGGTGTTGGTTGGGGATCAATTATTTATTTGGCGGCTATCAGTGGTATTGATCCACAACTTTATGAAGCAGCATCTATTGATGGTGCAAGGAGAATTCAAAAGATTACATATATTACTTTACCATCATTGAAACCAGTAGTGGTGATTATGCTGATCTTTGCCTGTGGAGGTATCATTAAAGATAATTTTGAACAAATCTATAACCTTCTCAATCTGAAAGTCTATTCTGTAGGGGACGTTATCTCTACCTATACGTATGAGCAGGGATTAGTCAACTTACAGTACAGTTATTCTACAGCTGTAGGTTTATTTAAGAATATTATTTCTTTTGCTTTGGTTATTACTGCAAACAGTATAGCTAAAAGAGTTTCAGAATATGCCATTTGGTAG